The following are from one region of the Methanoculleus caldifontis genome:
- a CDS encoding alpha/beta hydrolase: MSPTLPGRRRILRRVLVLVLLAIFVLYLVLPAALGIFAVLPLREEVGAPPEGFREVTLTSDDGIVLEAWYAPPDNGAAIVLIHGAGASREAVRPYAAMLARHGYGVLALDLAGHGGSGGPTNRFGWGGTRDVGAAVEFLEAQEGVDAIGGMGLSLGGEVLLGAASEYPQVRAIVADGATQRSVEELHALESERPLYRSFTARVLYGVVQIASGTAPPEPLLDSMAAAESTGFLLIAGGNVPQEVAFNEVFTRTAGERAQLWVAPDAGHTGAFGRHPAGYEERVIAFFDTALLSGPGEEEATGTGSA, from the coding sequence ATGTCCCCCACCCTCCCCGGTCGCCGGCGTATCCTCCGCCGGGTTCTCGTGCTCGTCCTGCTCGCGATTTTCGTGCTCTACCTCGTTCTCCCGGCGGCGCTCGGCATCTTCGCCGTCCTGCCTCTCCGCGAAGAGGTCGGTGCACCGCCGGAGGGGTTTCGCGAGGTCACGCTCACGTCCGACGACGGCATCGTCCTGGAGGCGTGGTATGCGCCCCCCGATAACGGCGCCGCAATAGTCCTCATCCACGGGGCGGGCGCCTCACGGGAGGCGGTGCGGCCCTACGCCGCAATGCTCGCCCGTCATGGCTACGGCGTGCTTGCGCTGGACCTTGCCGGGCACGGCGGGAGTGGGGGCCCGACCAACAGGTTCGGGTGGGGGGGCACCCGCGACGTGGGGGCTGCTGTTGAGTTCCTTGAAGCACAGGAAGGGGTCGATGCTATCGGGGGCATGGGCCTCTCCCTCGGCGGCGAGGTGCTCCTCGGCGCGGCGTCGGAGTATCCGCAGGTGAGGGCGATCGTCGCCGACGGTGCGACCCAGCGTTCCGTCGAGGAACTGCATGCGCTGGAGTCCGAGCGGCCTCTCTACCGCAGTTTCACCGCCCGGGTGCTGTACGGCGTTGTGCAGATCGCGAGCGGGACCGCGCCGCCCGAGCCGCTCCTCGACTCGATGGCCGCGGCGGAGTCGACCGGGTTTTTGCTGATCGCAGGCGGCAACGTGCCCCAGGAGGTCGCGTTCAATGAGGTCTTCACCCGGACCGCGGGCGAGCGTGCGCAACTGTGGGTCGCGCCGGATGCCGGGCACACGGGTGCGTTCGGCCGCCACCCCGCCGGGTACGAGGAGAGGGTGATCGCGTTCTTCGACACCGCCCTGTTGAGTGGACCGGGCGAGGAAGAGGCGACGGGAACAGGGAGCGCGTGA
- a CDS encoding histidine kinase N-terminal 7TM domain-containing protein has product MPDILAALFPALVGFCIVSAFITYGLGAYVFAQSPSSAVNRLFLVLTFSATIWALGESLFWNSTDYDNCFLWVKAGSFWIFVVAFMVHFTLAFTDHPLAQEKKRGALLTLLYLPALLFALIGLSTDLIYTVGLLPGAGYVYLPASASPAYLAERAYVLLGLGSAAYVGIVSWQRAPAGRVRSQNRLICIGIATVIGFGVLSGEVLPALGVYIVDLTFIGVVVFSFLIAHAVRRYGLFTLSPQTAVPEIIRTMPDGLILADRNGKIVMANMSAAEVFGVGEADLPGEPVGQFIPPAACAAIGAAVAGRGRFSDLEAAPDGREGMVVSLAGASVRNPDGEPAGFVLIVRDITDRKAAETALRTANQKLSLLSQVTCHDIGNDVTGLAWYLGLLKEDRMHPDGEAYLDRSIRLAENIRKHLEFAREYQMFGVYQPDWQPLEPMIARAAGGIPHPGVEIAVRVAPVEVYADPLSPKVMHNLLENALRHGGGITRLSITTDEQADGALRVVFEDDGAGIRDDEKEKIFRCGYGKNTGFGLAFARDILSVTGITIRETGAAGRGARFEISVPAGTWRPVDGRETGPNPGE; this is encoded by the coding sequence GTGCCTGATATCCTCGCGGCTCTCTTTCCGGCCCTCGTCGGCTTCTGTATCGTCTCGGCATTCATCACCTACGGCCTTGGGGCGTATGTCTTTGCACAGAGCCCCTCTTCGGCCGTCAATCGCCTCTTCCTCGTGCTGACGTTCTCCGCGACCATCTGGGCCCTGGGAGAATCCCTCTTCTGGAACTCTACCGACTACGACAACTGCTTTCTCTGGGTGAAGGCCGGCTCGTTCTGGATCTTCGTCGTCGCGTTCATGGTACATTTCACGCTCGCGTTCACCGATCATCCTCTCGCGCAGGAGAAGAAACGCGGGGCTCTTCTCACGCTCCTGTACCTGCCGGCCCTGCTCTTTGCCCTGATCGGGCTCTCCACCGACCTGATCTACACGGTGGGGCTCCTGCCCGGGGCAGGATACGTCTACCTGCCGGCGTCCGCGAGTCCCGCCTACCTGGCCGAGAGGGCCTATGTCCTCCTGGGCCTGGGCTCGGCGGCATACGTCGGCATCGTATCCTGGCAGAGAGCGCCCGCGGGGAGGGTCCGGAGCCAGAACCGACTCATCTGCATCGGCATCGCGACCGTCATCGGGTTCGGCGTTCTCTCCGGGGAGGTCCTCCCGGCCCTCGGAGTCTACATCGTCGATCTCACCTTCATCGGGGTCGTCGTCTTCTCCTTCCTCATCGCCCACGCCGTCCGGAGGTACGGGCTGTTCACCCTGAGCCCCCAGACAGCGGTCCCGGAGATCATCAGGACAATGCCCGACGGTCTGATCCTTGCCGACAGGAACGGTAAGATCGTCATGGCGAACATGTCGGCCGCGGAGGTCTTCGGCGTCGGCGAAGCGGATCTCCCCGGAGAGCCGGTCGGGCAGTTCATCCCCCCTGCGGCGTGTGCCGCGATCGGGGCCGCCGTCGCGGGACGGGGGAGGTTCTCGGACCTTGAGGCGGCACCCGACGGCAGGGAGGGTATGGTCGTCAGTCTCGCCGGAGCGTCCGTCCGGAACCCGGACGGAGAGCCCGCGGGGTTCGTCCTGATCGTCAGAGATATCACCGACCGGAAAGCGGCGGAGACAGCCCTCCGGACGGCGAACCAGAAGTTGTCCCTCCTCTCCCAGGTGACCTGCCACGACATCGGCAACGACGTCACGGGCCTCGCCTGGTACCTGGGCCTCCTCAAAGAGGACCGGATGCACCCCGACGGCGAGGCGTATCTCGACCGGTCGATCAGACTCGCGGAGAACATCAGGAAACACCTCGAGTTCGCCCGCGAATACCAGATGTTCGGTGTGTATCAGCCGGACTGGCAGCCGCTCGAGCCGATGATCGCCCGGGCCGCCGGAGGCATCCCCCACCCGGGGGTCGAGATCGCCGTCCGGGTCGCTCCGGTGGAGGTCTACGCCGACCCGCTCTCGCCCAAAGTCATGCACAACCTGCTCGAGAACGCGCTCCGGCACGGGGGCGGGATCACCCGGCTCAGTATCACCACCGACGAGCAGGCTGACGGGGCGCTCAGGGTGGTCTTCGAGGACGACGGCGCGGGAATCCGGGACGACGAGAAGGAGAAGATCTTCCGGTGCGGTTACGGGAAGAACACCGGGTTCGGGCTCGCCTTTGCCCGCGATATCCTCTCCGTGACCGGGATCACCATCCGTGAGACCGGGGCGGCGGGCCGGGGAGCCCGGTTCGAGATCTCCGTCCCCGCCGGGACGTGGAGGCCGGTTGACGGGAGAGAAACCGGCCCGAACCCGGGCGAATAA
- a CDS encoding PAS domain-containing protein: MPDIFTILFPILVGFCAVSAFITYGLGIYVFAQSPSSVVNRLFLALTLTATYWALGEFLIWHSTGYDGYLFWVRASSFWPLVVAFTVHFTLAFTDHPLAQEKKRGVLFAALYLPALLFALIGLFTDLIYTVAFLPGTGYVYLPVSTSPVYLVERAYVLLAMVWVAYIGISSWRGAPRGRVRSQNRLFCAGITAVVGFGALSGLILPALGIYTVNLVFIGIVVFSLLIAHAVRRHGLFVLSPQTAVPEIVKTMPDGLILADMDGRIVTANASAAEIFGVAEAELVGQSVGRLLPETACAAIRAAVAEQERFSDLEATPDCREGSIVSIDGAPVRDPDGEPAGFVMIVRDVTDRKIAETALRTANQKLSLLSQVTCHDIGNDVTGLAWYLSLLAEDRMHPDGEMYLDRSVKLAENIKKHLEFSREYQMIGVYQPVWQPLEPMIARAVDGIPHPGVEIAVRVAPVEVYADPLSPKVMYNLLENALRHGGGITRIDLSTDEQADGTLAVIFEDDGAGIRDDEKEKIFRCGYGKNTGLGLAFARDILSVTEITIRETGRAGRGARFEILVPPRAWRPAGRTDPDLPCRGETP; encoded by the coding sequence GTGCCTGACATCTTCACGATTCTCTTTCCGATCCTGGTCGGCTTCTGCGCCGTCTCGGCGTTCATTACCTACGGCCTTGGAATCTATGTTTTCGCACAGAGCCCCTCGTCGGTCGTCAACCGCCTCTTCCTTGCATTAACGCTCACCGCAACCTACTGGGCTCTCGGAGAGTTCCTCATCTGGCACTCGACCGGTTACGACGGTTACCTCTTCTGGGTGAGGGCCAGCTCGTTCTGGCCCCTTGTCGTCGCGTTCACCGTCCATTTCACGCTCGCCTTCACCGATCACCCCCTCGCACAGGAGAAGAAGCGCGGGGTCCTCTTCGCCGCCCTCTACCTGCCGGCCCTGCTCTTTGCCCTGATCGGCCTTTTCACCGACCTGATCTATACGGTGGCGTTCCTGCCCGGGACGGGATACGTCTACCTGCCGGTGTCCACGAGCCCGGTCTATCTGGTCGAGAGGGCCTATGTCCTCCTGGCGATGGTCTGGGTGGCCTACATCGGCATCTCATCCTGGCGGGGAGCGCCCCGGGGGAGGGTCCGGAGCCAGAACCGGCTCTTCTGCGCCGGCATTACAGCCGTCGTCGGTTTCGGCGCTCTCTCCGGACTGATTCTCCCGGCTCTCGGGATCTACACCGTCAACCTCGTCTTCATCGGGATTGTCGTCTTCTCTCTCCTGATCGCTCACGCCGTCCGGAGGCACGGGCTGTTCGTCCTGAGTCCCCAGACGGCGGTCCCGGAGATCGTCAAAACGATGCCCGACGGTCTCATCCTTGCCGACATGGACGGCAGGATCGTCACGGCGAACGCATCTGCCGCGGAGATCTTCGGCGTTGCCGAAGCGGAGCTGGTCGGGCAGTCGGTCGGACGACTCCTCCCTGAGACGGCTTGTGCCGCGATCCGGGCCGCCGTCGCAGAGCAGGAGAGGTTCTCGGACCTCGAGGCGACACCCGACTGCAGGGAGGGCAGCATCGTCAGTATCGACGGAGCACCAGTCCGGGACCCGGACGGAGAGCCCGCGGGGTTCGTCATGATCGTCAGGGACGTTACCGATCGGAAAATAGCGGAGACGGCCCTCCGGACGGCAAACCAGAAGTTATCCCTCCTCTCCCAGGTCACCTGCCACGACATCGGCAACGACGTCACGGGCCTCGCCTGGTACCTGAGCCTTCTTGCAGAGGACCGGATGCACCCCGACGGCGAGATGTATCTCGACCGGTCGGTCAAACTTGCGGAAAACATCAAGAAGCACCTTGAATTCTCCCGCGAATACCAGATGATCGGCGTATACCAGCCGGTCTGGCAGCCGCTCGAGCCGATGATCGCCCGGGCCGTCGACGGCATCCCCCATCCGGGAGTCGAGATCGCCGTCCGGGTCGCCCCGGTGGAGGTCTATGCCGATCCGCTCTCGCCGAAGGTCATGTATAACCTGCTCGAGAACGCGCTCCGGCACGGGGGAGGCATCACCCGGATCGATCTCTCGACGGACGAGCAGGCCGACGGGACGCTCGCGGTGATCTTCGAGGACGACGGCGCAGGAATCCGGGACGACGAGAAGGAGAAGATCTTCCGGTGCGGTTACGGGAAGAACACCGGCCTCGGGCTCGCCTTCGCCCGGGATATCCTCTCCGTGACCGAGATCACCATCCGCGAGACCGGGAGGGCGGGCCGGGGAGCACGGTTCGAGATCCTGGTCCCTCCCCGGGCGTGGAGACCGGCCGGGAGGACGGACCCCGACCTGCCGTGCCGGGGAGAGACACCATAG
- a CDS encoding methyltransferase domain-containing protein, giving the protein MSGNYVHGYTEREAERLHDQAETLTGLLHGDTRYPAGSRVLEAGCGTGAQTVILARNSPDARITSVDISEASLEAARKRVRDAGFKNVTFEAGDIFDLPYEPGSFDHIFLCFVLEHLADPRGALERLRPLLREGGTITAIEGDHGSTYFHPDSPYARRAIGCLVDLQREAGGNALIGRELYPLVTGAGYRDVHVSPRMVYVDSSRPDLVRGFTRLTFTAMVEGVGEDAVGRGLMSREDWERGVADLYRTAGSDGVFCYTFFKATGRK; this is encoded by the coding sequence ATGAGCGGCAACTACGTCCACGGCTACACGGAACGGGAAGCGGAGCGGCTGCACGATCAGGCGGAGACCCTGACCGGGCTCCTCCACGGCGACACCCGGTACCCGGCGGGTTCAAGGGTGCTCGAGGCCGGGTGCGGCACCGGCGCCCAGACGGTCATCCTGGCGAGAAACAGTCCTGACGCCCGGATCACGTCGGTCGATATCTCCGAAGCATCGCTTGAGGCGGCCAGAAAGCGCGTGCGGGATGCGGGGTTCAAGAACGTCACCTTCGAGGCCGGGGACATCTTCGACCTCCCCTACGAGCCGGGGAGTTTCGACCACATCTTCCTCTGCTTCGTCCTCGAACACCTTGCTGACCCCCGCGGCGCGCTCGAACGCCTCCGTCCGCTCCTCCGCGAGGGCGGCACGATCACCGCGATCGAGGGGGACCACGGCTCGACATACTTCCACCCCGACAGTCCCTACGCCCGCCGGGCGATCGGGTGCCTCGTCGATCTCCAGCGTGAGGCAGGCGGCAACGCCCTGATCGGGCGGGAACTCTATCCCCTCGTCACCGGCGCCGGCTACCGCGACGTCCATGTCTCCCCGCGGATGGTCTACGTGGACTCCTCCCGGCCGGACCTCGTCAGGGGATTCACCCGGCTGACCTTCACCGCCATGGTCGAGGGCGTCGGCGAGGACGCGGTGGGCCGGGGGTTGATGAGCCGGGAGGACTGGGAGCGGGGGGTAGCCGACCTCTACCGTACCGCAGGATCGGACGGGGTCTTCTGCTACACGTTCTTCAAGGCGACCGGGAGGAAGTAG
- a CDS encoding DUF998 domain-containing protein codes for MHETDPADSDRTVAGILFFLLPAQFLTALMAGAAIAPGYSINTNAISDLGVIDSTAWLFNASLFLAGLLNIAGGYFLYRFYGRGWILPVFLLAGLGAIGAAIFTLDIPGIHGLFALAAFVFFNIEAIAGSTLVRGPMKAISIVAGVLGLAFLVTHAASDFGILELYGPIGHGGSERMIVYPALLWLMAFGGYLMAPATSSRSP; via the coding sequence ATGCATGAAACTGATCCGGCGGACAGCGACCGGACGGTTGCAGGGATACTGTTCTTCCTGCTCCCGGCCCAGTTCCTGACCGCGCTCATGGCAGGGGCGGCCATCGCGCCCGGCTACAGCATCAACACGAACGCGATCAGCGATCTCGGCGTGATCGACTCGACGGCGTGGCTCTTCAACGCCTCCCTCTTTCTTGCGGGCCTCCTGAATATCGCCGGCGGCTACTTCCTCTACCGATTCTACGGCAGGGGCTGGATCCTCCCCGTCTTTCTCCTCGCGGGTCTGGGAGCGATCGGCGCCGCCATCTTCACGCTCGATATCCCCGGCATCCACGGCCTCTTCGCGCTCGCGGCCTTCGTCTTCTTCAACATCGAGGCTATCGCCGGCTCCACTCTCGTCCGGGGGCCGATGAAGGCGATCTCGATCGTCGCGGGCGTCCTGGGCCTTGCCTTCCTGGTGACCCATGCCGCAAGCGACTTCGGGATCCTGGAACTCTACGGCCCCATCGGCCACGGCGGGTCGGAGCGGATGATCGTCTACCCCGCGCTGCTCTGGCTCATGGCGTTCGGGGGCTACCTCATGGCGCCGGCTACTTCCTCCCGGTCGCCTTGA
- a CDS encoding TIGR04083 family peptide-modifying radical SAM enzyme, with the protein MKSPFHIMIIPTLGCPSKCHYCWSSDETSPKMSIETVREITEWLKDYRSDQVTITFHGGEPLLAGAEFYRQALPLISGELAHLKPTFALQSNLWLLTPELAQVLAEYRIPIGSSIDGPEEITDAQRGKGYFEKTMRGYEIARANGLEVRFICTFTNRSVEEKEAIFNFFLERGFPLKLHPALPSLRSEDPKEWALEPEEYGQLLVYLLDRYLENLGRIEVMNINDLCKCIFTRRGTVCTFVDCMGTTLAVGPDGSIYPCYRFIGMPEYVMGNVRDRPTQEDLAQSEAWKLMHAFKEYVDRECAGCSHIKYCRGGCPYNAIAPTDGEVRGVDPHCIAYKRIFDEITDRLNEEMYGSGDMEMGGFGFPPRKGAKPGIMSILRTMATK; encoded by the coding sequence ATGAAGAGCCCTTTTCACATCATGATCATCCCCACGCTCGGGTGCCCCTCAAAATGCCATTACTGCTGGAGTTCGGATGAGACCTCCCCGAAGATGAGCATCGAGACGGTCAGGGAGATCACGGAGTGGCTCAAGGACTACCGGTCCGACCAGGTCACCATCACCTTCCACGGGGGGGAACCGCTCCTTGCCGGCGCGGAGTTCTACCGGCAGGCGCTTCCCCTCATCTCCGGGGAACTCGCCCATCTCAAACCGACGTTCGCCCTGCAGAGCAACCTCTGGCTGCTCACCCCCGAACTGGCACAGGTGCTCGCGGAGTATCGTATCCCCATCGGCTCCAGCATCGACGGCCCCGAGGAGATCACCGACGCGCAGAGGGGGAAGGGCTACTTCGAGAAGACGATGCGGGGCTACGAGATCGCGCGGGCGAACGGCCTGGAGGTCCGGTTCATCTGCACGTTCACCAACCGGTCGGTCGAGGAGAAAGAGGCGATCTTCAACTTCTTCCTCGAGCGGGGGTTCCCGCTCAAACTCCACCCGGCGCTGCCGTCGCTCCGGAGCGAGGACCCGAAAGAGTGGGCGCTCGAACCGGAAGAGTATGGGCAACTGCTGGTCTACCTCCTCGACAGGTACCTGGAGAACCTGGGCAGAATCGAGGTCATGAACATCAACGACCTCTGCAAGTGCATCTTCACCCGGCGGGGCACCGTCTGCACGTTCGTCGACTGCATGGGAACCACCCTCGCCGTCGGCCCGGACGGGAGCATCTACCCCTGCTACCGGTTCATCGGGATGCCGGAGTACGTGATGGGGAACGTCCGCGACCGGCCCACGCAGGAAGACCTTGCGCAGTCGGAGGCCTGGAAACTCATGCACGCGTTCAAGGAGTACGTCGACCGAGAGTGCGCAGGATGTTCCCACATCAAATACTGCCGGGGCGGGTGCCCCTACAACGCGATAGCGCCTACGGACGGCGAGGTCCGGGGCGTCGACCCCCACTGTATCGCCTATAAGCGGATATTCGACGAGATCACCGACCGGTTAAACGAAGAGATGTACGGTTCCGGCGATATGGAGATGGGCGGGTTCGGCTTCCCGCCCCGGAAAGGGGCAAAACCAGGGATCATGTCGATCCTCCGGACGATGGCGACGAAGTAG
- a CDS encoding pyridoxamine 5'-phosphate oxidase family protein produces the protein MDFSECVKFANENPVTHIATTEGDQPRVRAFAMWFADETGFYYHTGTPKAVWRQLRENPKVELCFYAPGDAGKMMRVAGSVEFVEDAALKERLVKERPWLLQIGVTGPADPKLAVFRVAHGEAYFWTMEYNMREAEAPRVRF, from the coding sequence ATGGACTTTTCCGAGTGCGTGAAATTCGCAAACGAAAACCCCGTGACCCACATCGCGACAACGGAGGGCGACCAGCCCCGGGTCCGGGCGTTCGCCATGTGGTTTGCCGACGAGACCGGGTTCTACTACCACACCGGGACCCCGAAGGCCGTCTGGCGCCAGCTCAGGGAGAACCCGAAGGTCGAGCTCTGCTTCTATGCACCCGGCGATGCAGGGAAGATGATGCGGGTCGCGGGGTCGGTCGAGTTCGTCGAGGACGCGGCCTTGAAAGAGCGCCTCGTCAAAGAGCGGCCGTGGCTCCTCCAGATAGGGGTCACCGGCCCCGCCGACCCGAAACTCGCCGTCTTCCGCGTGGCCCACGGCGAGGCGTACTTCTGGACCATGGAATACAATATGCGGGAGGCCGAGGCGCCCCGCGTCAGGTTCTAG
- a CDS encoding PAS domain-containing protein yields MQRDEPATDAFPEPYAEQPAVTPGRCGTARPATGADPNPGMLLFLLFTIYRVLDEFEDGIVIVDEANRVRWVNASIRHLFDLGESDVAGMPAGTFTQRFIVPLTGGPGTAAGNRELHLRKPGGEECWLECTSHPMRLYPLCNNRLEIYRKITRWKLAERHLGESEERYRTLFEKGNDAILVFELSPESVPTRFVEANEVACRRLGYTRDELLVRSPLDIVPPERLGSVLAILKQFRLNDRILYESEHVAKDGSRVPVEINSLHFPLQGKTTVLSISRDISERRKIEEVRRKAFDQIERNIEQFATLGDQVRQPLQVIAGLAGMDDSKYSAEIATQAAAIDALIDRLDQGWIESEKVRRFLRRHY; encoded by the coding sequence ATGCAGAGAGACGAACCGGCCACCGACGCCTTCCCGGAACCATATGCAGAGCAGCCGGCCGTGACGCCGGGACGGTGCGGCACGGCTCGCCCGGCAACAGGCGCAGATCCCAACCCCGGCATGCTGCTCTTCCTCCTCTTCACCATCTACCGGGTGCTCGACGAGTTCGAGGACGGGATTGTCATCGTCGACGAGGCGAACCGGGTCAGGTGGGTGAACGCGAGCATACGGCACCTCTTCGACCTGGGAGAGTCCGACGTCGCCGGGATGCCCGCCGGGACGTTCACGCAGCGGTTCATCGTCCCGCTGACCGGGGGTCCGGGTACAGCCGCTGGCAACCGCGAGCTGCACCTCCGTAAGCCCGGCGGCGAGGAATGCTGGCTCGAGTGCACGAGCCACCCGATGCGCCTCTACCCCCTCTGCAACAACAGGCTTGAGATCTACCGGAAGATCACGCGCTGGAAACTCGCAGAGCGGCACCTCGGCGAGAGCGAGGAGCGCTACAGGACGCTCTTTGAGAAGGGGAACGACGCCATCCTCGTCTTCGAGCTCTCCCCGGAGTCGGTGCCGACGCGGTTTGTCGAGGCAAACGAGGTCGCCTGCAGGAGGCTCGGCTACACCCGCGACGAACTGCTGGTACGGTCGCCGCTCGATATCGTCCCGCCGGAGAGGCTCGGCAGCGTCCTTGCGATCTTAAAGCAGTTCCGCCTGAACGACCGGATCCTCTACGAGAGCGAGCACGTCGCAAAGGACGGGAGCCGGGTGCCGGTCGAGATCAACTCGCTCCATTTCCCCCTCCAGGGGAAGACGACCGTTCTCTCCATCTCCCGCGACATCTCGGAGCGCAGGAAGATCGAGGAGGTACGGCGGAAGGCGTTCGACCAGATCGAACGGAACATCGAGCAGTTCGCCACCCTCGGCGACCAGGTCCGCCAGCCCCTCCAGGTGATCGCGGGGCTTGCCGGGATGGACGACTCAAAGTACTCGGCGGAGATTGCTACGCAGGCCGCCGCCATCGACGCCCTCATCGACCGGCTCGACCAGGGCTGGATCGAGTCGGAGAAGGTCCGGAGATTCCTCCGGCGGCATTATTAG
- a CDS encoding DNA alkylation repair protein has product MDPVIEAIRQEFAAHADPEIREKGQRFFKEEVRCYGMKTATGVAIAKKYWKDVRTREKQEIFALCEELYSSGMMEEAFVVSEWAPRLADRYEPGDIAVFRHWIENYITNWATCDGLCNHAVGDFIVRFPEHIEELKRWTQSENRWMRRAAAVSLIVPAKHGEFLDEAIAIAGLLLTDTDDLVQKGYGWLLKEASRKHTDEVFSYVMANKRVMPRTALRYAIELMPKELKAEAMKKDW; this is encoded by the coding sequence ATGGATCCGGTCATCGAGGCGATACGGCAGGAGTTCGCGGCGCACGCGGACCCCGAGATCCGCGAGAAAGGCCAGCGGTTCTTCAAGGAAGAGGTCCGGTGCTACGGGATGAAGACGGCAACCGGAGTTGCGATCGCGAAGAAGTACTGGAAGGACGTCAGAACCCGCGAGAAGCAGGAGATCTTCGCCCTCTGCGAGGAACTCTATTCGTCGGGGATGATGGAAGAGGCGTTCGTCGTCTCCGAGTGGGCCCCGCGGCTCGCGGACCGCTACGAACCAGGCGACATCGCGGTCTTCCGGCACTGGATCGAGAACTACATCACCAACTGGGCCACCTGCGACGGCCTCTGCAACCACGCCGTCGGGGATTTCATCGTCCGGTTCCCGGAACATATCGAGGAGCTGAAGCGCTGGACGCAGTCGGAGAACCGCTGGATGCGACGGGCGGCGGCGGTCTCGCTGATCGTGCCGGCAAAGCACGGCGAGTTCCTCGACGAGGCCATCGCGATCGCCGGTCTCCTCCTGACCGATACGGACGACCTGGTGCAGAAAGGCTACGGCTGGCTCCTCAAGGAGGCGAGCCGGAAGCACACGGACGAGGTCTTCTCCTACGTCATGGCAAATAAGAGAGTCATGCCCCGGACGGCGCTCCGGTACGCGATCGAGCTGATGCCGAAGGAGTTGAAGGCTGAGGCGATGAAGAAAGATTGGTGA
- a CDS encoding GNAT family N-acetyltransferase, translating to MTPPVLPIEYRTTDFAGIDVIRPLWNRICEHHRIRARTFRAFFERVTFDDRKAYFARCAEAGDLRVDLACDPAAGRCVGYCVTSLSAERIGEVESLYVDEAYRSQGVGTALMHRALAWLDENGSIENGVSVAEGNEEAFPFYRRFGFYPRRTMLEQVRGSASTRPAGDARAPGAACSIREMTAADWDEVRRIYLEGIATGNATFEAEAPSWERWDAGHLRPCRFVAANGERIFGWVAASPTSGRPAYAGVAEVSVYVERDARGQGVGSALLAELIAASEREGFWTLQAGIFPENAPSLALHKKHGFRVIGRRERPGRMKDGRWRDVLLLERRSRKAGL from the coding sequence ATGACCCCACCGGTGCTCCCGATCGAGTACCGCACCACGGACTTTGCCGGGATCGACGTTATCCGCCCGCTCTGGAACCGGATCTGCGAGCACCACCGCATCCGGGCACGGACGTTCCGGGCCTTCTTCGAACGCGTGACCTTCGACGACCGGAAGGCGTACTTTGCCCGGTGTGCAGAGGCAGGAGACCTGCGGGTCGACCTGGCCTGCGATCCGGCGGCGGGCCGGTGCGTGGGCTACTGCGTAACCTCGCTCTCGGCGGAGCGCATCGGGGAGGTCGAGTCTCTCTACGTCGACGAGGCCTACCGCTCGCAGGGCGTTGGCACGGCGCTCATGCACCGGGCACTTGCGTGGCTTGACGAGAACGGCTCGATCGAAAACGGGGTCTCGGTCGCGGAGGGAAATGAGGAGGCCTTCCCGTTCTACCGGAGGTTCGGGTTCTACCCCCGCCGGACGATGCTCGAGCAGGTGCGGGGGAGTGCGTCCACCCGGCCGGCAGGGGACGCGAGAGCTCCCGGCGCGGCGTGCAGTATACGGGAGATGACCGCCGCCGACTGGGATGAGGTCCGCCGGATCTATCTCGAGGGGATCGCCACCGGCAACGCGACGTTTGAAGCGGAAGCGCCGTCCTGGGAGCGCTGGGACGCGGGCCATCTTCGGCCCTGCCGCTTCGTTGCGGCCAACGGTGAGCGGATCTTCGGCTGGGTGGCGGCGAGCCCCACCTCCGGCCGCCCGGCCTACGCCGGCGTGGCCGAGGTCAGCGTCTACGTCGAGCGGGACGCCCGCGGGCAGGGAGTCGGGAGCGCGCTCCTCGCCGAACTCATCGCCGCGTCGGAGCGGGAAGGGTTCTGGACGCTCCAGGCCGGCATCTTCCCGGAGAACGCACCAAGCCTCGCCCTTCACAAGAAGCACGGCTTCCGGGTCATCGGCCGCCGCGAACGTCCGGGCCGGATGAAGGACGGCAGGTGGCGGGACGTGCTGCTCCTTGAACGGAGGAGCAGGAAGGCAGGCCTCTGA
- a CDS encoding winged helix-turn-helix transcriptional regulator, with protein MTYTKNGRTFHCPVEAALDVIGGKWKPLILWHLCDGVKRFSELQRELPGVNAKMLTRQLRELEEDGVVQRTVYPEVPPRVEYAITGFGRTLLPVMEALCAWGTQYLGIDEAAAPRCPAKAGGEEA; from the coding sequence ATGACATACACGAAGAACGGCAGGACCTTCCACTGCCCGGTCGAGGCGGCGCTCGACGTCATCGGCGGCAAATGGAAGCCGCTCATCCTCTGGCACCTCTGCGACGGAGTCAAACGGTTCTCGGAACTGCAGAGGGAACTCCCCGGTGTCAACGCAAAGATGCTCACCCGGCAACTCCGGGAACTGGAGGAGGACGGGGTCGTGCAACGGACGGTCTACCCCGAGGTGCCGCCCCGGGTGGAGTATGCCATCACCGGGTTCGGCCGGACCCTGCTCCCGGTCATGGAGGCGCTCTGCGCCTGGGGGACGCAGTACCTCGGCATCGACGAAGCGGCAGCACCCCGGTGCCCGGCGAAGGCGGGGGGAGAGGAGGCATGA